The DNA sequence GGGATATAATAGGTGTTGTTAAGGAGACAAAGCTAATTGAGCATAGAATTTTAGTTCCACCCCTTGTAGCTGGAGTGATTGAAGATATAAAAGAAGGGGAATTTACTGTGAAGGACACAGTAGCTATTGTGAAAGCTGATAAAGAGGTAAAAGAGATAAAGATGGAACAAAGATGGGGAGTGCGTAAGCCAAGACCAGTGAAAGAAAGGCTTGCTCCTTCTATCCCCTTATTTACAGGTCAAAGAGTTATAGATACTTTTTTCCCACTTGCAAAGGGTGGAACTGCTTGTGTTCCTGGACCTTTTGGATCCGGAAAAACAGTTATTCAACATGAGCTCGCAAAATGGGCTAGTGCAGAAGTTGTTGTTTATATTGGTTGTGGAGAAAGAGGAAATGAAATGACAGACGTTCTTAACGAATTTCCTAAGCTTATGGATCCGAAGTCAGGAGAGCCTTTAATGAAAAGGACGATTCTTATTGCAAACACCTCCAATATGCCAGTTGCAGCGAGAGAGGCTTCAATTTATACTGGTATAACAATTGCTGAATATTTTAGAGATATGGGTTATTCAGTGGCTTTAATGGCAGATTCAACTTCAAGATGGGCTGAGGCTCTTAGAGAGATTTCTGGTAGGCTTGAAGAGATGCCTGGGGAAGAGGGTTATCCTGCTTATCTTGGAAGTAAAATAGCTGAGTTCTATGAGAGGGCTGGAAGAGTGAAGTGTCTTGGAAGTGATGATAGAGAAGGAGCTATTTCTGTAATTGGAGCTGTTTCTCCTCCAGGAGGAGATCTTTCTGATCCTGTTGTTCAAAACACTCTGAGAGTTGTAAAAGTTTTCTGGAATCTTAAGGCTGAGTTAGCTTATGCAAGACATTTCCCTGCAATTGATTGGTTGACTTCTTATTCCCTTTATTCGGACAATGTAAGAGATTATATGAGAAGAGAAATAGCAGATGATTTTCTTGAGCTAAAAGAAGAAGCTATGAGATTGCTTGAAGAAGAAGATGAACTTCAACAAATGGTGCGACTTGTTGGAATGGATGCTCTTTCTAAGAAGGAAAGGAGAATCCTTATGGCAGCGAGAATGATAAGGGAAGATTTTTTACATCAAAACGCTTTCCATGAAGTGGATACTTATACTTCAATAAGGAAACAATATCTTATGTTGAAAAACATTATTACTTTTTATAAAGAGGCAGAAAAAAAGGATGCTGATCCTAAAGAGCTTGAATCACTTGAGATTCTTGAAGAAATTGCGAGAATGAAGTTTGTTGAAGAAAAAGAAATTTACAAAATAGAATCTTTAGAAAGCAAAATTAAAGAAGAAATTAAGAGTATTGGAGTGAAAGAGGAGATAGTCCAATGAGAGTAGAATACAAGACAATTTCTAACATAGCTGGTCCTTTGCTTTTTGTGGAGGGAGTTAAAGGTGTTAGCTATGGAGAATTGTGTAGAATTAAATTGCCAGATGGAGAGGTTAGGACCGGGAAGGTTCTTGAGATTCACCAAGATAAAGCGATGATACAGGTTTTTGAAGGAACAAGGGGGATAGATATATCTGAATCTTCAGTAATTTTTGAAGGTAGAACAATTCAACTTGACCTTTCCCCTGATATTCTTGGTAGAATTTTTGACGGTCTGGGTAATGTTATTGATGGTGGACCCAAAATTTTGCCAGAAAAAAGAAGAGACATTAATGGCGAGCCAATTAATCCATCTGCTCGTGAATATCCAAATGAGTTTATTCAAACAGGTATTTCTACAATTGATGGTTTAAATCCTCTTGTGCGTGGACAAAAGTTGCCCTTTTTCTCTGGATCTGGACTCCCTCATAATAAACTTGCTGCTCAAATTGTCCGGCAGGCTAAAGTTTTGGGAAAAGAAGAAAAATTTGCTGTGGTTTTTGC is a window from the candidate division WOR-3 bacterium genome containing:
- a CDS encoding V-type ATP synthase subunit A; amino-acid sequence: MIEGRIIRVSGPLVVAEKMQSSKMFDVVMVGEEKLLGEIIELEGDKAAIQVYEETEGLKIGEPVLGTGEPLSVSLGPGLVESIYDGIQRPLDELRNKAGDFIRRGISIPGINPEKKWFFTPLKKVGDKVSGGDIIGVVKETKLIEHRILVPPLVAGVIEDIKEGEFTVKDTVAIVKADKEVKEIKMEQRWGVRKPRPVKERLAPSIPLFTGQRVIDTFFPLAKGGTACVPGPFGSGKTVIQHELAKWASAEVVVYIGCGERGNEMTDVLNEFPKLMDPKSGEPLMKRTILIANTSNMPVAAREASIYTGITIAEYFRDMGYSVALMADSTSRWAEALREISGRLEEMPGEEGYPAYLGSKIAEFYERAGRVKCLGSDDREGAISVIGAVSPPGGDLSDPVVQNTLRVVKVFWNLKAELAYARHFPAIDWLTSYSLYSDNVRDYMRREIADDFLELKEEAMRLLEEEDELQQMVRLVGMDALSKKERRILMAARMIREDFLHQNAFHEVDTYTSIRKQYLMLKNIITFYKEAEKKDADPKELESLEILEEIARMKFVEEKEIYKIESLESKIKEEIKSIGVKEEIVQ